One genomic region from Anthonomus grandis grandis chromosome 1, icAntGran1.3, whole genome shotgun sequence encodes:
- the LOC126735627 gene encoding uncharacterized protein LOC126735627 yields the protein MKYSEHQAFSLCKTLMILTGLWRRNMPKLDKKFQIIYNIFSFLNQGLYVIAKIYSVFYMYELIKHADDFSSIANLLSRIIFVVLVLFRIFICQSMQVMDLLLVLKKEERKHNTSTIQKIRNIYRRNYSYSKWITCVIFFTTFLATVTFVFNGIMLFVKIYIIYTKKDRINANKENTWVQLLIIQIISPIQTFTFSVVSQVLMHSLMIFLKTEFKILQYQIEHFENQELEVNQKKPDNKTDYNYEVLKNLVIKHQTVIRFAKQFNHSIKNLLLLEYGVTSLMLATTLMQIYSRKMMTYNILFLTLCVLQIFMLCWNANEILVESSEGMSNAIYRCKWYEQNKESRRLIYLMMLRCKVPVALTIGPFGALTVDGAVSRVKLAYSFLSVISTQNE from the exons ATGAAATACTCGGAGCATCAAGCGTTTTCCTTATGTAAAACGTTGATGATACTAACGGGGCTATGGAGAAGAAATATGCCGAAGCTAGATAAGAAgtttcaaattatatataatatattctcATTTCTTAATCAGGGTTTATACGTTATAGCAAAAATTTATTCAGTGTTTTATATGTATGAACTAATTAAACATGCGGATGACTTTTCTTCAA TCGCAAACCTGCTTTCTCGCATTATATTTGTTGTGCTAGTCTTATTTCGGATATTTATATGCCAATCAATGCAAGTTATGGACCTACTACTTGTCCTTAAAAAGGAAGAAAGGAAACACAACACGAGCACTATCCAgaaaatcagaaatatttatagaagAAATTATAGCTATAGCAAATGGATCACTTGTGTTATTTTCTTTACCACTTTCCTGGCGACCGTAACATTTGTGTTTAACG gaaTTATGCTGTTCGTCAAgatttacattatatatactaaAAAAGACCGGATTAACGCCAACAAGGAAAATACTTGGGTTCAACTGCTGATAATTCAAATAATAAGCCCAATACAGACATTTACATTTAGCGTTGTGTCGCAAGTTTTAATGCATTCTCTCATG atttttctaaagactgaatttaaaattcttcaatacCAAATTgaacactttgaaaatcaaGAACTTGAAGTTAACCAGAAGAAGCCTGACAACAAAACTGACTACAACtatgaagttttaaaaaatctggttataaaacatcaaacagTAATTAG gttTGCCAAGCAATTTAATCATTCTATCAAGAACCTTTTGCTATTAGAATATGGTGTTACTTCACTTATGCTGGCCACCACTTTAATGCAGATATATTCC agaaaaatgatgacttataacattttatttttgactttaTGCGTGCTACAAATATTCATGTTGTGCTGGAATGCTAATGAGATTTTGGTTGAG agCTCTGAGGGAATGTCTAATGCAATTTATAGATGTAAGTGGTACGAACAAAACAAGGAATCGAGAaggcttatttatttaatgatgttAAGATGTAAAGTACCGGTAGCGCTAACAATTGGACCATTTGGAGCATTAACTGTAGATGGAGCTGTTTCT AGAGTGAAACTGGCATATTCCTTTCTATCGGTTATATCAACTCAAAACgaatag